Part of the Desulfobulbaceae bacterium genome is shown below.
GCCTATTCATTGAGAGGGATGTGATGCCGTTTTGACGGTGTAGAAGACCAACAACTTTTCGTTCACAGATCACTCATCCCTACTTGTATATTTTTCAGCGTACTGGGCAAGGACTTCTTGGATCTTGCTTGGGGTCCGGATCTTGTAATAATGGTCGACCACCACGTGTCCGATTTCGTGGGATAAGACACGAAGACTGGCGTCTTGGGTGGATATGGTAATAGTTTTGTCTTTAAGAGAATAGTAGGCGATATGATCGGCTCGCTTGCCATATCTTGCCTGGTATACCTGTTGCACATCACCTGCTGTTGCCAGTACGTTCAGATTGAATTGCAGGATGTTCGGGAACATTTCCAGGACGGTCTCTACTTTTTCCACAATAATATCCACCTTGCCTTTAACCTCATCCTGGATGGTAAAGATTTTTTTGTTGCGCATCATTAGGCGCAGTTGGCGGGTGAGAGTGATATTTTTGTTGAATTTATTTAATAATTCATCGTCGCTGTAGGTGATAGTTGCATAATTGGTTTGCAGTTCTTTTCCGTACGCATTTCTCTCTGCTTGTATGAGAATAAGAGAGAGCAGCAGCGCTATTGTAGTCCAAGGATTACTCATTTATCACCGTGTAAAAATCCGCAATTAATTTTAGCTCGCGACTGAGTTGTTGTGTCTGCTCCAAACGCACATCTGCTGATTGATTTGTGTTGTCAATCACAACATCAAGTCGCTCCGAAATTGATTTAATTTCTTCTATCTTACCGGCAAGGGTGGTGTTGAAAGTTGTTAGCTTGTTTGCGGTATCTTTGAAGTTATCTTTTTGGCGTAAGTGGATTGTTTGGCCGATGATGTTGTTATTCATAGAAGTAAGAATAGAGTCAAGTTTGTAAATCGGACCTGCAATCCTGTGTGACAGTAAAATTGCTAGAATGACGACTATAATCCCGACTGGCGCGATAATAATCCAATTGGCCAAAAGAAGCCGTTTGAGTATGAGAAGAGGAGTGTGGCCTATCTGCAGATCGTTGTCAGTGTAAAGTAGGGTAAAGCTGTCAGAGGTTAATGCACTCATTAAGAGAGTGATGGCGACTGCTGATACTATTAATACAAGGTAAACTCTAAGGGCGAATACACCTTGCAGCCGTTTGTCAATGAAGTAGTGCCGTCTTTTATATTGTTGTGGCATGTTCCCCTCTCAGATCTTGTCTTTATCAATTGTGATGTCGGCTTTTTCTTTCAATTTTTCCAGCCAATCTTTTAAATATTCATCTCTTTTGAAAGAAATAATTGATTTCTTCGCATCATCTTCTGATAAAGATATTGTTGATGATTGTTCGGCATCGCTTATGTTGTTTATCAGCAGAGTGTAGTTGCCATCTGTATAACTCAATTCTCGTGGTTTTTTGCCGATTTTTAAGGATAGAATGGCCATCTGCAGGGGAGATGTGAGTTCGGCGAAAAGGACTTGCAGCTCTTCTTTTTCTGCATTGTTCTTTTTTGCTGTGCTCTCTGTTTGTGAAACTGGCACTAAAGAGATATCCACTTTTTTGTGTAATAATTGTTGATAGGTAGTAATTTCTTTTGAGGATGGCGTATAGGTAAACGATTGTGCTTCATGGTCGATTAATGTTTTGATTAAGGACTGTTCGTAAAAACTTTTTAATGATTTACGAAATGGTTCTTCTTTATCGATGTCGCGTCGTTTTGCCTCCTGAATCAAAAGTTCTCTGGTTATTACCGTATCAATAATTTCAGGTATATCTTGGTCGTCAAGCTGTTTTTCTTTTAATAGTGGCGAAAGTTCAGCTCGGGTAATTTGACGTTTGTTGACACTGATAACGTCATCCTTGGTGACACGTTGAACTGGTTTTTGTAACCAAAGAATTCCCACGGTACTGGTAAGAATAATCAAAAGAATTGTTATTAGATAGCGCATAGATTTTTAATTACCTCCTACTGCATGCTAGGGCAGTAAAATTATTTCACCAGGAAGGCGGTTTCTTCCTATTTGACATTTCGAGCATCTCGAATAGACATTTTTTATTGCAGTAGCGAATTTAAGGAGTAGGGGAAAAGCATTTTGTTGTGGAACGCAATTAGGACTTTCTAAGCCTCAGGTTCAATGAATTAAATTATAAGGATTTTATTCTAATGGGTGTTGATATGTTAGGCAATCTCTTCTGCAGTTCTTGGGGATATTTTTATGAAGGCAATATTGGGGAAGATAGCATCTTTTTCTTCAGGAATTGACTGGTTTGAAACACGTATGGAACATCAAGGACTAATCTTCCCGATATCATGCTGCCAGTCATTTCCGCAAGACTTCCCCAGAATTTTACCATCTCGTTAATAAACAGTTTACTCCGCAGCAGTATCACCCCTTTTCCCCCTGATCGGAGTGATGCTTCCTTAACTGCATAGGTTTGGATGTCCACCCCAGTTCCAAGAAGCATTAGGCGTGTTAGTAGATAGGCGCGTGGTAGATGGTAAGTTGAAGTAACTAGTAGGATAGATCGCAACTGATGCTGCTGTACAATCTGCCAAGTGTTGTAGGCATCTTCAAAGGTGGATCGACTCTTTCCATTGGATAGTAAGACAAGATCATCAGGGTGTTGATGTTTTGTTGCTGTCGAGACAAGATGGTTTAGTGTGTACCCGCTGATGGCTAGGTTGGGCGCGTAACCATCTCTTGCAAGGGTGAATCCGGCTTTGATTCGGGTCTGTGATCCAGAAAAAATTATAATCAGATCTGATTTCGACAAGGGAGTCTGATGATCAGGAAAAGCCAGTAAAAAAGCAGTTTGGAAGCAGATGATGAGAAGAAGCAGAGTCATAATGAGGCGGGATGCATTTATGGGCATTTTTCAGCGCTCTCTCAGTTATGGTTTTCTGCTTCTGAAAAACATTATGAAGGGATTGAGGATATAATAGAAAAATATTAAAGGAGAAGCAACAGGGATATTATAACGTAGCCTTAATTCTGCAGTTGAT
Proteins encoded:
- a CDS encoding YdcF family protein, coding for MPINASRLIMTLLLLIICFQTAFLLAFPDHQTPLSKSDLIIIFSGSQTRIKAGFTLARDGYAPNLAISGYTLNHLVSTATKHQHPDDLVLLSNGKSRSTFEDAYNTWQIVQQHQLRSILLVTSTYHLPRAYLLTRLMLLGTGVDIQTYAVKEASLRSGGKGVILLRSKLFINEMVKFWGSLAEMTGSMISGRLVLDVPYVFQTSQFLKKKMLSSPILPS